The following are encoded together in the Odocoileus virginianus isolate 20LAN1187 ecotype Illinois chromosome 28, Ovbor_1.2, whole genome shotgun sequence genome:
- the INCENP gene encoding inner centromere protein isoform X1 has protein sequence MGTTAQGPIHLLELCDQKLLEFVCNVDNKDMVWLEEIEEEAQRMFTREFSKEPELMPRTPSQKNRRKKRRISSIQDENRDPIRKRLSRRKTRSSQRISRHLRSKDKAEKLATVVGENGSVLRRVTRAAAAAAATSAATAPPSPTPGSPTVLTKKPKESPTQCLPVPAVEIGANERQSAEKYLSQLQSAQASQIPSSSDEDSTPQKAEAGRLESVTVSSLMTTPRDPKGRGAGAGRSASKLRIAAAAPGPQDSPSSPASPWRERVLAPLQPDNFSMATGARVNRRSVRRSLIAPSSPGPQASLAQNCSPVSKEEDTVRRSSRRIAKKATKEPTASARIICHSYLERLLNVEVPQKVSPKEEEPSKEAEPKEAAEPEVPKNNGKALQLRSTTNITLSPPSSQPAASGQEAETDQEDGPKEPPQSVRRKRSYKQAVSELDEEQQLEDEELQPPRSKTPSPPCPASKVVRPLRTFLHTVQRNQMLMTPTSTPHNSIMKSFIKRNTPLRVDPKCSFVEKERQRLENLRRKEEAEQLRRQKVEEDKRRRLEEVKLKREERLRKVLQARERVEQMKEEKKKQIEQKFAQIDEKTEKAKEERLAEEKARKKAAAKKMEEVEARRKQEEEARRLKWMQQEEEERRHQELLQKRREEEQERLRKAAEARRLAEQREQERQLAEQREQERKREQERLQAERELQEREKALRLQKERLQRELEEKRKKEEQQRLAEQRLQEEQEKKAREAAAASKSLNVTVDVQSPVCTSYQMTPQGHRAPPKINADDYGMDLNSDDSTDDEAHPRKPIPNWARGTQLSQAVIRQYYQPPDLMDLFGSLLQLDLEEIFQKSKPRYHKRTSSAVWNSPPLQGPRVPGSLACSLKKH, from the exons ATGGGGACCACAGCCCAGGGGCCCATTCACTTGCTGGAGCTATGTGACcagaaactcctggagtttgtctgCAACGTGGACAATAAGGACATGGTGTGGCTGGAGGAAATCGAGGAGGAGGCCCAGCGCATGTTCACCAG AGAATTCAGCAAAGAGCCTGAGCTGATGCCTAGAACGCCTTCACAGAAGAACCGACGGAAGAAGAGACGAATTTCTTCCATTCAGGACGAAAACAGAGACCCCATCCGGAAAAG GTTGTCCCGCAGAAAGACGCGGAGCAGCCAGCGGATCTCCCGGCACCTCCGCAGCAAGGACAAGGCGGAGAAGCTGGCCACAGTGGTGGGCGAGAACGGCTCCGTCCTGCGCCGAGTGACCCGGGCTGCCGCTGCAGCGGCAGCCACCTCTGCGGCAACCGCCCCTCCTTCACCCACCCCCGGATCTCCCACTGTCCTGACCAAGAAGCCCAAGGAGAGCCCAACCCAGTGCCTGCCAGTGCCTGCGGTAGAGATCGGTGCCAACGAGCGCCAGAGCGCCGAGAAGTACCTCAGTCAGCTCCAGTCTGCCCAGGCCTCCCAGATCCCCTCGAGCTCGGATGAGGATTCAACACCCCAgaaggcagaggctgggaggctgGAGTCTGTCACCGTGAGCTCCCTGATGACTACACCCCGGGACCCCAAGGGccgaggggctggggcaggaaggtCTGCCTCCAAGCTCCGGATTGCAGCAGCTGCCCCGGGCCCGCAGGACTCACCCAGCTCTCCAGCCTCCCCGTGGCGGGAGCGGGTGCTGGCTCCCCTCCAGCCAGATAACTTCTCCATGGCCACGGGTGCCCGTGTCAACCGGCGGTCCGTGCGGCGAAGCCTGATCGCCCCATCCTCCCCGggcccccaggcctccctggcccagAATTGCTCCCCGGTTTCCAAAGAAGAGGACACTGTCCGACGATCAAGCAGAAGGATCGCCAAGAAGGCTACCAAAGAGCCAACTGCCTCCGCCCGCATCATCT GCCACAGTTACCTGGAGAGGCTCCTGAATGTTGAGGTGCCCCAGAAAGTCAG CCCCAAGGAGGAGGAACCCAGCAAGGAAGCTGAGCCTAAGGAGGCAGCCGAGCCAGAG GTCCCCAAGAACAATGGCAAGGCCTTGCAGCTCCGCAGCACCACCAACATCACCCTTAGCCCACCCAGCTCACAGCCTGCAGCCAGTGGCCAGG AGGCCGAGACTGACCAGGAAGATGGCCCCAAGGAGCCACCCCAGAGTGTCAG GAGGAAGCGCAGCTACAAGCAGGCGGTGAGTGAGCTGGACGAGGAGCAGCAGCTGGAGGATGAGGAGCTGCAGCCCCCCAGGAGCAAGAcgccctccccaccctgtcctgCCAGCAAG GTGGTGCGGCCCCTCCGGACCTTCCTGCACACCGTTCAGAGGAACCAGATGCTCATGACCCCAACCTCGACCCCCCACAACAGCATCATGAAATCCTTCATCAAGCGCAACACTCCCCTGCGCGTGGACCCCAAG TGCAGCTTCGTT gagaaGGAGCGGCAGCGCCTGGAGAACCTGCGGCGGAAGGAGGAGGCTGAGCAGCTCCGCAGGCAGAAGGTGGAGGAGGACAAGCGGCGGCGGCTGGAGGAGGTGAAGCT GAAGCGCGAGGAGCGCCTCCGCAAGGTGCTGCAGGCCCGGGAGCGGGTGGAGCagatgaaggaggagaagaaaaagcagaTAGAGCAGAAGTTTGCTCAGATCGACGAGAAGACAGAGAAG GCCAAGGAGGAGCGGCTGGCAGAGGAGAAGGCCAGAAAGAAGGCAGCGGCCAAGAAGATGGAGGAGGTGGAGGCGCgcaggaagcaggaggaggaggcgcGGAGGCTCAAGTGGATGCAGCAG gaggaggaggagcggcGGCACCAGGAGCTGCTgcagaagaggagggaggaggagcaggagcgGCTGCGGAAGGCGGCCGAGGCCAGGAGGCTGGCGGAGCAGCGTGAGCAGGAGCGGCAGTTGGCGGAGCAGCGTGAGCAGGAGCGGAAGAGGGAGCAGGAGCGGCTGCAGGCCGAGAG GGAgctgcaggagagagagaaggccTTGCGGTTACAGAAGGAGCGGCTGCAGCGggagctggaggagaagaggaaaaag GAAGAGCAGCAGCGGCTGGCTGAGCAGCGGCTAcaggaggagcaggagaagaaggccaGGGAGGCCGCGGCTGCCAGCAAAAGCCTGAACGTAACCGTGGATGTGCAG TCTCCAGTTTGTACCTCGTATCAGATGACCCCCCAGGGGCACAGGGCTCCCCCCAAGATCAATGCGGATGACTACGGGATGGATCTAAACAGTGATGACTCCACCGATGATGAGGCCCATCCCCGGAAGCCCATCCCCAACTGGGCCCGAG
- the INCENP gene encoding inner centromere protein isoform X2, with translation MGTTAQGPIHLLELCDQKLLEFVCNVDNKDMVWLEEIEEEAQRMFTREFSKEPELMPRTPSQKNRRKKRRISSIQDENRDPIRKRLSRRKTRSSQRISRHLRSKDKAEKLATVVGENGSVLRRVTRAAAAAAATSAATAPPSPTPGSPTVLTKKPKESPTQCLPVPAVEIGANERQSAEKYLSQLQSAQASQIPSSSDEDSTPQKAEAGRLESVTVSSLMTTPRDPKGRGAGAGRSASKLRIAAAAPGPQDSPSSPASPWRERVLAPLQPDNFSMATGARVNRRSVRRSLIAPSSPGPQASLAQNCSPVSKEEDTVRRSSRRIAKKATKEPTASARIICHSYLERLLNVEVPQKVSPKEEEPSKEAEPKEAAEPEVPKNNGKALQLRSTTNITLSPPSSQPAASGQEAETDQEDGPKEPPQSVRRKRSYKQAVSELDEEQQLEDEELQPPRSKTPSPPCPASKVVRPLRTFLHTVQRNQMLMTPTSTPHNSIMKSFIKRNTPLRVDPKEKERQRLENLRRKEEAEQLRRQKVEEDKRRRLEEVKLKREERLRKVLQARERVEQMKEEKKKQIEQKFAQIDEKTEKAKEERLAEEKARKKAAAKKMEEVEARRKQEEEARRLKWMQQEEEERRHQELLQKRREEEQERLRKAAEARRLAEQREQERQLAEQREQERKREQERLQAERELQEREKALRLQKERLQRELEEKRKKEEQQRLAEQRLQEEQEKKAREAAAASKSLNVTVDVQSPVCTSYQMTPQGHRAPPKINADDYGMDLNSDDSTDDEAHPRKPIPNWARGTQLSQAVIRQYYQPPDLMDLFGSLLQLDLEEIFQKSKPRYHKRTSSAVWNSPPLQGPRVPGSLACSLKKH, from the exons ATGGGGACCACAGCCCAGGGGCCCATTCACTTGCTGGAGCTATGTGACcagaaactcctggagtttgtctgCAACGTGGACAATAAGGACATGGTGTGGCTGGAGGAAATCGAGGAGGAGGCCCAGCGCATGTTCACCAG AGAATTCAGCAAAGAGCCTGAGCTGATGCCTAGAACGCCTTCACAGAAGAACCGACGGAAGAAGAGACGAATTTCTTCCATTCAGGACGAAAACAGAGACCCCATCCGGAAAAG GTTGTCCCGCAGAAAGACGCGGAGCAGCCAGCGGATCTCCCGGCACCTCCGCAGCAAGGACAAGGCGGAGAAGCTGGCCACAGTGGTGGGCGAGAACGGCTCCGTCCTGCGCCGAGTGACCCGGGCTGCCGCTGCAGCGGCAGCCACCTCTGCGGCAACCGCCCCTCCTTCACCCACCCCCGGATCTCCCACTGTCCTGACCAAGAAGCCCAAGGAGAGCCCAACCCAGTGCCTGCCAGTGCCTGCGGTAGAGATCGGTGCCAACGAGCGCCAGAGCGCCGAGAAGTACCTCAGTCAGCTCCAGTCTGCCCAGGCCTCCCAGATCCCCTCGAGCTCGGATGAGGATTCAACACCCCAgaaggcagaggctgggaggctgGAGTCTGTCACCGTGAGCTCCCTGATGACTACACCCCGGGACCCCAAGGGccgaggggctggggcaggaaggtCTGCCTCCAAGCTCCGGATTGCAGCAGCTGCCCCGGGCCCGCAGGACTCACCCAGCTCTCCAGCCTCCCCGTGGCGGGAGCGGGTGCTGGCTCCCCTCCAGCCAGATAACTTCTCCATGGCCACGGGTGCCCGTGTCAACCGGCGGTCCGTGCGGCGAAGCCTGATCGCCCCATCCTCCCCGggcccccaggcctccctggcccagAATTGCTCCCCGGTTTCCAAAGAAGAGGACACTGTCCGACGATCAAGCAGAAGGATCGCCAAGAAGGCTACCAAAGAGCCAACTGCCTCCGCCCGCATCATCT GCCACAGTTACCTGGAGAGGCTCCTGAATGTTGAGGTGCCCCAGAAAGTCAG CCCCAAGGAGGAGGAACCCAGCAAGGAAGCTGAGCCTAAGGAGGCAGCCGAGCCAGAG GTCCCCAAGAACAATGGCAAGGCCTTGCAGCTCCGCAGCACCACCAACATCACCCTTAGCCCACCCAGCTCACAGCCTGCAGCCAGTGGCCAGG AGGCCGAGACTGACCAGGAAGATGGCCCCAAGGAGCCACCCCAGAGTGTCAG GAGGAAGCGCAGCTACAAGCAGGCGGTGAGTGAGCTGGACGAGGAGCAGCAGCTGGAGGATGAGGAGCTGCAGCCCCCCAGGAGCAAGAcgccctccccaccctgtcctgCCAGCAAG GTGGTGCGGCCCCTCCGGACCTTCCTGCACACCGTTCAGAGGAACCAGATGCTCATGACCCCAACCTCGACCCCCCACAACAGCATCATGAAATCCTTCATCAAGCGCAACACTCCCCTGCGCGTGGACCCCAAG gagaaGGAGCGGCAGCGCCTGGAGAACCTGCGGCGGAAGGAGGAGGCTGAGCAGCTCCGCAGGCAGAAGGTGGAGGAGGACAAGCGGCGGCGGCTGGAGGAGGTGAAGCT GAAGCGCGAGGAGCGCCTCCGCAAGGTGCTGCAGGCCCGGGAGCGGGTGGAGCagatgaaggaggagaagaaaaagcagaTAGAGCAGAAGTTTGCTCAGATCGACGAGAAGACAGAGAAG GCCAAGGAGGAGCGGCTGGCAGAGGAGAAGGCCAGAAAGAAGGCAGCGGCCAAGAAGATGGAGGAGGTGGAGGCGCgcaggaagcaggaggaggaggcgcGGAGGCTCAAGTGGATGCAGCAG gaggaggaggagcggcGGCACCAGGAGCTGCTgcagaagaggagggaggaggagcaggagcgGCTGCGGAAGGCGGCCGAGGCCAGGAGGCTGGCGGAGCAGCGTGAGCAGGAGCGGCAGTTGGCGGAGCAGCGTGAGCAGGAGCGGAAGAGGGAGCAGGAGCGGCTGCAGGCCGAGAG GGAgctgcaggagagagagaaggccTTGCGGTTACAGAAGGAGCGGCTGCAGCGggagctggaggagaagaggaaaaag GAAGAGCAGCAGCGGCTGGCTGAGCAGCGGCTAcaggaggagcaggagaagaaggccaGGGAGGCCGCGGCTGCCAGCAAAAGCCTGAACGTAACCGTGGATGTGCAG TCTCCAGTTTGTACCTCGTATCAGATGACCCCCCAGGGGCACAGGGCTCCCCCCAAGATCAATGCGGATGACTACGGGATGGATCTAAACAGTGATGACTCCACCGATGATGAGGCCCATCCCCGGAAGCCCATCCCCAACTGGGCCCGAG